A part of Bosea sp. (in: a-proteobacteria) genomic DNA contains:
- a CDS encoding FkbM family methyltransferase — MSARPQTLVFNKPAPAAPHIGGIAGALQPAFALAPDHDWLKTFLGLDRPVVIADIGAAHYGEPDAFADLALRGHARKFGFEPEEACFNDLVRTNNDRQTYLPYALGDGGTHTLHICPAGMTSLLEPDPAALNFFNGFEGFGTVNRTIPMPTRKLADVEEVDALHYVKIDVQGSELMILRHGGAKLDELAMIQIEVSFVPLYKNQASFGEIDGFMRSKGFIPHHMQACKRWIIAPTVLGNDFRRPLNQLLEADIVYMRDLVHPDGIDDDTLRRTAYLAEVVYESIDLAIRCILELVKRGKLPEGSHVAYAQGYSERKAARQQRLALPR; from the coding sequence ATGAGCGCCAGGCCGCAGACCCTCGTGTTCAACAAGCCTGCTCCCGCCGCTCCGCATATCGGCGGCATCGCCGGCGCGCTTCAGCCGGCCTTCGCGCTCGCGCCCGATCATGATTGGCTCAAGACCTTCCTCGGCCTCGACAGGCCGGTGGTCATCGCCGATATCGGCGCCGCCCATTACGGCGAGCCCGACGCCTTCGCCGACCTCGCGCTGCGCGGCCATGCCCGCAAGTTCGGCTTCGAGCCGGAGGAAGCCTGCTTCAACGATCTGGTGCGGACCAACAACGACCGGCAGACCTACCTGCCCTACGCGCTCGGCGATGGCGGCACGCACACCTTGCACATATGCCCGGCTGGGATGACCTCGCTGCTGGAGCCCGATCCTGCGGCGCTCAACTTCTTCAACGGCTTCGAAGGCTTCGGCACGGTCAACCGCACCATCCCGATGCCGACCCGCAAGCTGGCCGATGTCGAGGAGGTCGACGCCCTGCATTACGTCAAGATCGACGTTCAGGGCTCCGAGCTGATGATCCTGCGGCATGGCGGGGCCAAGCTGGATGAGCTGGCGATGATCCAGATCGAAGTGTCCTTCGTGCCGCTCTACAAGAACCAGGCAAGCTTCGGCGAAATCGACGGCTTCATGCGGTCCAAGGGGTTCATCCCGCACCACATGCAGGCCTGCAAGCGCTGGATCATCGCGCCCACCGTGCTCGGCAACGATTTCCGCAGGCCGCTCAACCAGCTTCTTGAGGCCGACATCGTCTACATGCGCGATCTTGTCCACCCCGATGGCATCGACGATGACACGTTGCGCCGCACCGCCTATCTCGCGGAAGTGGTCTATGAGAGCATCGACCTCGCCATTCGCTGCATCCTCGAACTGGTCAAGCGCGGCAAGCTGCCCGAGGGCAGCCATGTCGCGTATGCGCAGGGCTACAGCGAGCGCAAGGCCGCGCGCCAGCAGCGCCTCGCCCTGCCCCGCTGA
- a CDS encoding class I SAM-dependent methyltransferase, giving the protein MSESKRSVAAAPHAGRFDAIRTAYACCPLCDSTRMRHVGAAATTSYVNWHGGLPPTLDWMRCDDCSHVFTQHYWTEAGLAEVFRKSHPSQVAGGDPDQKRQTWRPTLQNALRLLGGYPSVMAGPGTPTWLDVGCGDGALVMTASEFGFAALGLDARAEPVTALQRLGYAATQSEFMAAQAGEPVTVISMFDVLEHMIFPRRALDHARELLAPGGLLIISLPNMDSSSWRLMDQASANPYWMEIEHHHNFTRQSLSAKLVEHGFTVEMFDIPGRYKAQMELYARKPG; this is encoded by the coding sequence ATGTCCGAATCGAAGAGAAGCGTCGCCGCCGCGCCCCACGCCGGGCGCTTCGACGCCATTCGCACGGCCTATGCCTGCTGCCCGCTCTGCGACAGCACCCGGATGCGCCATGTCGGCGCCGCCGCCACCACATCCTATGTCAACTGGCATGGCGGCCTGCCGCCGACTCTCGACTGGATGCGCTGCGATGACTGCAGCCATGTCTTCACCCAGCATTACTGGACCGAGGCCGGCCTCGCGGAGGTGTTCCGCAAGTCGCATCCCTCGCAGGTCGCCGGCGGCGATCCGGACCAGAAGCGGCAGACATGGCGCCCCACCTTGCAGAACGCGCTGCGCCTGCTGGGCGGCTACCCGTCGGTGATGGCCGGCCCCGGCACGCCGACATGGCTCGATGTCGGCTGCGGAGACGGCGCGCTCGTCATGACGGCGTCGGAGTTCGGCTTTGCTGCGCTGGGGCTTGATGCGCGCGCCGAGCCCGTGACGGCGCTGCAGCGGCTGGGCTATGCCGCCACGCAGAGTGAGTTCATGGCTGCCCAGGCCGGCGAGCCCGTCACCGTCATCTCCATGTTCGACGTGCTCGAACACATGATTTTCCCGCGCCGCGCGCTCGATCATGCGCGTGAGTTGCTGGCTCCGGGCGGGCTGCTGATCATCTCCCTGCCCAACATGGATTCGTCGAGCTGGCGGCTCATGGACCAGGCCTCGGCCAATCCCTACTGGATGGAGATCGAGCACCATCATAACTTCACCCGCCAGTCCCTTTCGGCCAAGCTGGTCGAGCATGGCTTCACCGTGGAGATGTTCGACATTCCGGGCCGCTACAAGGCGCAGATGGAGCTGTATGCCCGCAAGCCGGGCTGA
- the flbT gene encoding flagellar biosynthesis repressor FlbT: MALKVELKPHERIIIGTVVIRADDQRTRLFIEGDAPILREKDILTHRTADTPAKRIYLAVQLMYLDQVIGKHHEIYFTLVREFLEAVPSSAPAVSELNNRILNGDLYKALKAAKKLITYESELLAHVLRGERLRQDGPIGSDQPS, from the coding sequence ATGGCTCTGAAGGTCGAACTCAAGCCGCACGAGCGCATCATCATCGGCACGGTGGTGATCCGCGCCGACGACCAGCGCACGCGGCTGTTCATCGAGGGCGATGCGCCGATCCTGCGGGAAAAGGACATCCTCACCCACCGCACCGCGGACACGCCGGCCAAGCGCATCTACCTGGCCGTGCAACTGATGTATCTCGATCAGGTCATCGGCAAGCATCACGAGATCTATTTCACGCTCGTGCGCGAGTTTCTGGAGGCGGTGCCCAGTTCCGCCCCGGCGGTGTCCGAACTCAATAACCGCATCTTAAATGGTGATCTCTACAAAGCTCTGAAAGCAGCCAAGAAGCTGATCACATATGAGAGTGAGCTTTTAGCCCATGTCCTACGCGGCGAACGCCTACGCCAAGACGGCCCAATCGGCTCCGACCAGCCCTCGTGA
- the flaF gene encoding flagellar biosynthesis regulator FlaF: protein MSYAANAYAKTAQSAPTSPRELEAHVLIKSAARLQQIKENWELKKGELDEALVINRKIWTVLVSAVSEEASPLPLDIKRNIIGLGMFIFNHTIALTAQHDPDPAKLQVLININREIASGLRTRVETPPAQGAA from the coding sequence ATGTCCTACGCGGCGAACGCCTACGCCAAGACGGCCCAATCGGCTCCGACCAGCCCTCGTGAACTCGAAGCCCATGTTCTGATCAAGTCAGCCGCGCGCCTGCAGCAGATCAAGGAAAACTGGGAGCTCAAGAAGGGCGAGCTCGACGAAGCGCTCGTGATCAACCGCAAGATCTGGACTGTGCTCGTCAGCGCAGTCAGCGAGGAGGCCAGCCCCCTGCCGCTCGACATCAAGCGCAACATCATCGGGCTAGGCATGTTCATCTTCAACCACACCATCGCGCTCACCGCCCAGCATGACCCTGATCCGGCAAAGCTGCAGGTGCTGATCAACATCAACCGCGAAATCGCCTCGGGCCTGCGCACGCGTGTCGAGACCCCTCCGGCGCAGGGAGCCGCCTGA
- a CDS encoding asparaginase, whose protein sequence is MDNPVLVEVVRGSAVESGHRGAFIVVDADGAVVMSAGDVERPVFPRSAVKAIQALPLLEGGHADRYGLSAAEIALCCSSHSGEPHHAAASASMLAKAGHDPSCLECGTHWPMYEKAARAMAASGASPSALHNNCSGKHAGFVCLSCGLDEDPAGYINAGHAVQRAVRGALIEMTGAAHDPETAGIDGCSIPTHAVPLRALALAFARFGAGGGKGAAMGPERVKASRRIRAAVAAHPEMVAGTGRFDTRVMQALGARAFTKTGAEAVFCGALQELGYDIALKIDDGGTRASEAVMASLLARLLAPDGPAAEVLDMFARPRMVNWNGIEVGHARVIGL, encoded by the coding sequence ATGGACAATCCTGTTCTCGTCGAGGTGGTGCGCGGGTCGGCGGTGGAGTCGGGCCATCGCGGCGCCTTCATCGTGGTCGATGCGGACGGTGCCGTGGTGATGTCGGCGGGCGATGTCGAGCGGCCCGTGTTTCCGCGTTCGGCCGTGAAAGCTATCCAGGCGCTGCCGTTGCTCGAAGGCGGCCATGCCGATCGCTATGGTCTGAGCGCTGCGGAAATCGCGCTGTGCTGCTCGTCTCACTCGGGCGAGCCGCACCATGCCGCAGCTTCGGCCTCCATGCTTGCCAAGGCCGGGCATGATCCCTCCTGCCTGGAATGCGGGACGCACTGGCCGATGTACGAAAAGGCCGCCCGCGCGATGGCGGCGTCGGGCGCCTCGCCTTCAGCCCTTCACAACAACTGTTCGGGGAAGCATGCAGGCTTCGTCTGCCTCTCATGCGGGCTTGATGAGGACCCGGCTGGTTACATCAATGCCGGCCATGCCGTGCAGCGCGCGGTGCGCGGCGCGCTGATCGAGATGACAGGCGCGGCGCATGATCCCGAAACGGCCGGGATTGATGGCTGCTCGATCCCGACCCATGCCGTGCCGCTGCGCGCCCTGGCGCTTGCGTTCGCGAGGTTCGGGGCCGGGGGCGGCAAGGGCGCGGCGATGGGGCCGGAGCGGGTGAAGGCAAGCCGGCGCATTCGCGCCGCGGTGGCCGCGCATCCGGAAATGGTGGCCGGCACGGGGCGCTTCGATACGAGGGTGATGCAGGCGCTCGGCGCGCGGGCCTTCACCAAGACGGGCGCCGAGGCCGTGTTCTGCGGCGCGCTGCAGGAACTGGGCTACGACATCGCACTCAAGATCGATGATGGCGGCACCCGCGCCTCGGAGGCGGTGATGGCGTCGCTTCTGGCCCGGCTGCTCGCGCCGGATGGTCCGGCGGCCGAGGTGCTGGACATGTTCGCCAGGCCGCGCATGGTCAACTGGAACGGCATCGAGGTCGGCCACGCCAGGGTGATCGGCCTCTGA
- a CDS encoding alpha/beta hydrolase fold domain-containing protein, which translates to MSSYEVEYDNRGRVPEHPGIIAGWARDAAAYRDIASAEHGVSYGPSPRQRYDLFRPQHMSADALAVFLHGGYWQALDITFFSHMARGLNAHGVAVAVIGYDLCPDVSLAGIIGQTRFACAALHRRFALPLVAYGHSAGGHLAACLLATDWQAVAQDLPPRLVRSGYGISGLYNLKPLTETSVNRALGLDMDEAERQSPLFWPAPSRLAFDAVVGADESAEYLKQSRRITDVWGLEGVVTRYEELPGNHFTVIAPLAEPGSAMTARLAGLCHA; encoded by the coding sequence ATGAGCAGTTACGAGGTCGAGTATGACAACCGCGGCCGGGTGCCGGAGCATCCGGGCATCATCGCGGGCTGGGCGCGCGATGCGGCCGCCTATCGCGACATTGCGTCAGCCGAGCATGGCGTATCCTACGGCCCTTCGCCCCGGCAGCGCTACGATCTGTTCCGGCCGCAGCACATGAGCGCCGATGCGCTGGCCGTGTTCCTCCATGGCGGCTACTGGCAGGCGCTGGACATCACCTTCTTCAGCCACATGGCGCGCGGGCTCAACGCGCACGGTGTCGCCGTGGCCGTCATCGGCTATGATCTGTGCCCCGATGTGTCGCTCGCCGGCATCATCGGGCAGACGCGCTTCGCCTGCGCCGCCCTGCACCGCCGCTTCGCGCTGCCCCTCGTCGCCTACGGCCATTCCGCGGGCGGACATCTGGCAGCCTGCCTGCTGGCGACCGACTGGCAGGCCGTTGCGCAGGATCTGCCGCCCCGGCTCGTGCGCTCGGGCTATGGCATATCCGGGCTCTACAACCTCAAGCCGCTGACCGAGACATCCGTCAACAGGGCGCTCGGCCTCGACATGGACGAGGCGGAACGGCAAAGCCCGCTGTTCTGGCCCGCGCCTTCGCGCCTTGCCTTCGATGCCGTGGTCGGCGCCGACGAAAGCGCCGAGTACCTCAAGCAGAGCCGCCGCATCACCGATGTCTGGGGGCTGGAAGGCGTGGTCACGCGCTATGAGGAGTTGCCGGGCAACCACTTCACCGTGATCGCCCCGCTGGCGGAGCCCGGCAGCGCCATGACGGCGCGCCTCGCCGGCCTGTGCCACGCTTGA
- a CDS encoding Lrp/AsnC family transcriptional regulator produces the protein MQTFFVEIKCKLGKTYDVATALADRDIASEIYSTAGHYDILAKFHIPRDVDIGHFIAQNVQTVPDIQDTHTIITFKAF, from the coding sequence ATGCAAACGTTTTTCGTCGAAATCAAATGCAAGCTCGGCAAGACCTACGATGTCGCGACCGCTCTGGCCGACCGCGACATCGCATCCGAAATCTATTCGACGGCCGGCCACTACGACATCCTCGCCAAGTTCCACATCCCGCGCGATGTCGACATCGGCCACTTCATCGCGCAGAACGTGCAGACCGTGCCTGATATTCAGGACACGCACACGATCATCACCTTCAAGGCGTTCTGA
- a CDS encoding LysR family transcriptional regulator, whose product MLRALIRSRKTTSAAASLGISQPAVSRAIASLEERVGRPLFAREGGRLIPNADAFALDEEARPIFAAMDRISAWPDGAMRPGMLRVAASPTLAHFLLPDVVARFQSLEPALTVHVEIGTGSMVIAAVADRIADLGLVDAPSSHPGVRAEPVREEIAHCLMRADHPLAAKPTISVTDLAGEAMIALARRFPSRIEAERLFASAGVVPRIVAEATTSAFAAELVRRGVGVALINPFPLDCGGLGGLVARPFTPAIRYTTMLLFGVDGPASPAARRFADALKAHATVEALSTPAR is encoded by the coding sequence GTGCTGCGCGCGCTCATCAGGTCGCGCAAGACCACTTCCGCCGCCGCCAGCCTTGGCATCTCCCAGCCTGCCGTGTCGCGCGCCATCGCCTCGCTGGAGGAGCGGGTCGGACGGCCATTGTTCGCACGTGAGGGCGGGCGTCTGATCCCCAATGCCGATGCCTTCGCGCTCGACGAGGAGGCGCGCCCGATCTTCGCCGCCATGGACCGCATCAGCGCATGGCCGGACGGCGCCATGCGGCCGGGCATGCTGCGGGTCGCGGCCTCGCCGACGCTGGCGCATTTCCTCCTGCCCGACGTCGTGGCGCGGTTTCAGTCGCTGGAGCCGGCGTTGACGGTCCATGTCGAGATCGGAACAGGCTCGATGGTGATCGCGGCCGTGGCCGATCGCATCGCCGATCTGGGGCTGGTCGATGCACCCTCCTCGCATCCCGGCGTTCGCGCCGAGCCGGTGCGTGAGGAGATCGCGCATTGCCTGATGCGTGCGGACCATCCGCTCGCTGCCAAGCCCACCATATCGGTGACCGATCTGGCCGGCGAGGCGATGATCGCGCTGGCGCGGCGCTTTCCATCGCGCATCGAGGCGGAAAGGTTGTTTGCGAGCGCCGGCGTCGTTCCGCGCATCGTGGCGGAGGCGACGACCTCGGCCTTTGCGGCCGAACTGGTCAGGCGCGGCGTCGGCGTCGCGCTGATCAATCCGTTTCCGCTCGATTGCGGCGGCCTGGGCGGGCTTGTGGCCCGGCCGTTCACGCCCGCCATCCGCTACACGACGATGTTGCTGTTCGGGGTGGACGGCCCTGCCTCGCCCGCGGCGCGCCGCTTCGCTGACGCGCTGAAGGCGCATGCGACAGTCGAAGCGCTATCAACGCCGGCGCGCTAG
- a CDS encoding ISAs1 family transposase, with the protein MDQIFVKDRLRLLLDHFGRVGDPRESCKVKYPLAEVLFLVTCASVAGCDDYDEIADWGDAHLPFLREHAEYFFGTPKEDWLRVVLNRIDPALFAACFTAWATQLRPDAADLIALDGKTARRSGEAGRSLPPIHLVSAWASTQRLVLAQEAVDAKDNECAAMLAILERLTLKGALVTIDAIATNPSMAKAITDKEGDYLLALKRNQPTLHDEVAAYFDDPATTGLATSISVDKDHGRIETRTTTVSHEIGWLEGGRRHPGEHRFHRLRSIVRATTQVERQGKTSRETRFFISSALLTPERAATAIRSHWGIESLHWVLDVVFKEDQSRLRRGHGAQNMALVRRLAFNLVRAGKGNRSIKTARKAAGWNTNTLAQIIHASPR; encoded by the coding sequence ATGGATCAGATTTTCGTCAAGGACCGGTTGCGCCTTCTGCTGGATCACTTCGGACGCGTCGGGGACCCGCGCGAGAGCTGCAAGGTCAAGTATCCGCTTGCGGAAGTGCTTTTTCTGGTGACCTGCGCGTCTGTCGCGGGTTGCGACGACTATGACGAGATCGCCGATTGGGGCGATGCGCATCTGCCTTTCCTGCGCGAGCATGCCGAGTATTTCTTCGGCACTCCCAAGGAGGATTGGCTGCGGGTGGTGCTGAACCGGATCGATCCGGCGCTGTTTGCGGCCTGCTTCACGGCCTGGGCGACGCAGCTGCGACCGGACGCGGCGGACCTGATCGCGCTGGACGGCAAGACAGCGCGCCGCAGCGGCGAGGCTGGCCGCAGTCTGCCCCCCATCCATCTGGTCAGCGCCTGGGCCTCGACCCAGCGCCTCGTGCTGGCGCAGGAGGCCGTGGACGCCAAGGACAACGAATGCGCCGCCATGCTGGCAATCCTGGAGCGGCTGACGCTCAAGGGCGCGCTCGTCACCATCGACGCCATCGCCACCAACCCGTCCATGGCCAAGGCGATCACGGACAAGGAAGGCGACTATCTTCTGGCCCTCAAGCGCAACCAGCCGACCCTGCACGACGAGGTCGCGGCCTATTTCGACGATCCGGCCACGACAGGGCTCGCCACCAGCATCAGCGTCGACAAGGATCATGGACGCATCGAGACCCGTACCACCACGGTCAGCCATGAGATCGGCTGGCTGGAAGGCGGGCGACGCCATCCCGGCGAGCATCGCTTCCACCGTCTCAGAAGCATCGTGCGAGCCACCACACAAGTCGAACGGCAGGGCAAGACCTCCCGGGAGACGCGGTTCTTCATCTCCTCCGCCCTTCTCACACCCGAACGCGCTGCAACCGCCATTCGCAGCCATTGGGGCATCGAAAGCCTCCACTGGGTGCTCGATGTCGTCTTCAAGGAGGATCAATCACGCCTCAGGCGCGGTCATGGAGCGCAGAACATGGCCCTCGTGCGAAGGCTCGCCTTCAACCTCGTCCGCGCAGGAAAGGGAAACCGCTCCATCAAAACAGCCCGAAAAGCCGCTGGATGGAACACAAACACCCTCGCCCAGATCATCCATGCCTCACCGCGTTAA
- a CDS encoding ABC transporter substrate-binding protein: MKPIRHLALATVAALSFIGAAAAQELRVGMAAEPSSIDPHYHNLSPNNMLSRHVFVPLVSQDSKQALEPGLAESWKAVDDTTWEFKLRRNVKFFDGSDFTADDVLATFKRVPNVPRSPSSFASFIAGLTVEKVDSHTIRIKTAAPAPLVPTNLSTFGIVSKACAETLSTEDFNAIKCQGGTGPFKYTEFKPGDRIVMERNNAFVGARPDWEKVTFRFLTAAPTRVAALLAGDVDVIEGVPPSDMARLKSNANLEVVQELSNRVIYFHMDHFRETSPFITAKDGSPIKNPLRDLRVRQALSMAINRPAIVERIMEGQAVPAEQVLPSSFFGTSKTLKPTAFDLAGARKLLADAGFPNGFKMKMHGPNGRYTNDTKIIEAVAQMFTRLGIDTELETIPPANFFTRASQGANGEPEFSFILVGWGAGTGETSGSLLALLGTFDRAKGSGGANRGRYSNKAFDEKLAEALRTVDDTRRAALLAEASEIAMNDVGIITTHYQTNVWASRKGFAVTPRADEYTLATGVRRR, from the coding sequence ATGAAACCAATCAGGCACCTGGCGCTGGCGACTGTTGCCGCGCTGTCGTTCATCGGAGCCGCCGCTGCGCAGGAATTGCGCGTCGGCATGGCCGCCGAGCCAAGCTCCATCGATCCGCATTATCATAACCTCAGCCCCAACAACATGCTGTCTCGGCATGTGTTCGTGCCGCTGGTGAGCCAGGACTCCAAGCAGGCGCTCGAGCCCGGCCTCGCCGAAAGCTGGAAGGCGGTGGACGACACCACCTGGGAATTCAAGCTGCGCCGCAACGTCAAGTTCTTCGACGGCTCCGACTTCACCGCCGACGATGTGCTCGCCACCTTCAAGCGCGTGCCCAACGTGCCACGCTCGCCATCGAGCTTTGCCTCCTTCATCGCCGGGTTGACCGTCGAGAAGGTCGACAGCCACACCATCCGCATCAAGACGGCGGCTCCTGCGCCGCTGGTGCCCACCAACCTCTCGACCTTCGGCATTGTCTCGAAGGCTTGCGCGGAAACCCTCAGCACCGAGGATTTCAACGCCATCAAGTGCCAGGGCGGCACTGGCCCATTCAAATACACCGAATTCAAGCCCGGCGACCGCATCGTCATGGAGCGCAACAACGCGTTCGTTGGCGCCAGGCCGGACTGGGAGAAGGTCACCTTCCGCTTCCTGACCGCCGCCCCGACCCGCGTTGCAGCCCTTCTCGCCGGCGATGTCGACGTGATCGAAGGCGTTCCGCCATCCGACATGGCGCGGCTGAAGAGCAACGCCAACCTCGAGGTGGTGCAGGAGCTGTCCAACCGCGTGATCTACTTCCACATGGATCACTTCCGCGAGACCAGCCCCTTCATCACCGCCAAGGACGGCTCGCCGATCAAGAACCCGCTGCGCGACCTGCGCGTGCGCCAGGCGCTGTCCATGGCGATCAACCGCCCAGCCATCGTCGAGCGCATCATGGAAGGCCAGGCCGTGCCGGCCGAGCAGGTGCTGCCCTCCAGCTTCTTCGGCACATCGAAGACGCTCAAGCCCACCGCCTTCGATCTGGCAGGCGCGCGCAAGCTTCTGGCTGACGCCGGCTTTCCGAACGGCTTCAAGATGAAGATGCACGGCCCCAATGGCCGCTACACCAACGACACCAAGATCATCGAGGCGGTGGCCCAGATGTTCACCCGCCTTGGCATCGATACCGAGCTGGAGACGATCCCGCCCGCCAACTTCTTCACGCGCGCGTCCCAGGGCGCCAATGGCGAACCGGAATTCTCCTTCATCCTCGTCGGCTGGGGCGCCGGCACGGGGGAAACCTCGGGCTCGCTGCTCGCGCTGCTCGGCACCTTCGACCGCGCCAAGGGCTCGGGCGGGGCCAACCGTGGCCGCTATTCCAACAAGGCGTTCGACGAGAAGCTGGCCGAAGCCCTGCGCACCGTCGACGACACCAGGCGCGCGGCCCTGCTGGCGGAAGCCTCCGAGATCGCCATGAACGATGTCGGCATCATCACCACCCATTACCAGACCAACGTCTGGGCCTCCCGCAAGGGCTTCGCGGTGACCCCGCGCGCCGACGAGTACACCCTGGCGACGGGCGTTCGCCGCAGGTGA
- a CDS encoding ABC transporter permease translates to MLAFILRRLGQAALVIGVMIVIVFFGVNVIGDPVWMLISPEMDQNAVEATKVALGLDKPIWEQFLIFVGNALQGDLGRSFVHGEPAIRLILSRMPATMELALVALLMAIVIGMPLGIYAGLKPESRLAKGIMAVSILGFSLPTFWVGLMLIMFFSIMLGWLPATGRGDTTRILGIETSLLSWNGWTFVALPALNLALLKISLVIRLARAGTREAALMDYVKFARAKGLSQRRIVGVHILKNIMIPIVTVLGLEFGSLVAFSVVTETIFAWPGMGKLLLEAIQRLDRPVIVAYVMVVVVLFVAINLIVDVLYSILDPRVRLTEARA, encoded by the coding sequence ATGCTCGCCTTCATCCTGCGACGTCTCGGCCAGGCTGCGCTCGTCATCGGCGTGATGATCGTGATCGTCTTCTTTGGCGTGAACGTCATCGGCGATCCGGTCTGGATGCTGATCTCGCCTGAAATGGACCAGAACGCGGTCGAGGCCACCAAGGTCGCGCTTGGCCTCGACAAGCCCATCTGGGAGCAGTTCCTCATCTTCGTCGGCAATGCGCTGCAGGGCGACCTCGGCCGCTCCTTCGTCCATGGCGAGCCGGCCATCAGGCTCATCCTCAGCCGCATGCCGGCCACAATGGAGCTGGCGCTGGTGGCGCTGCTGATGGCGATCGTGATCGGCATGCCGCTCGGCATCTATGCCGGGCTGAAGCCGGAGAGCCGGCTCGCCAAGGGCATCATGGCCGTCTCGATCCTCGGCTTCTCGCTGCCCACCTTCTGGGTGGGGCTGATGCTCATCATGTTCTTCTCGATCATGCTGGGCTGGCTGCCGGCCACCGGCCGGGGCGACACCACGCGCATCCTCGGCATCGAGACATCGCTGCTGAGCTGGAATGGCTGGACCTTCGTGGCCCTGCCGGCCCTCAACCTCGCCTTGCTCAAGATCAGCCTCGTCATCCGCCTGGCACGCGCCGGCACGCGCGAGGCCGCGCTGATGGACTATGTGAAGTTCGCCCGCGCCAAGGGCCTGTCCCAGCGGCGCATCGTGGGCGTCCACATCCTCAAGAACATCATGATCCCGATCGTGACCGTGCTTGGGCTGGAGTTCGGCAGCCTCGTGGCCTTCTCGGTGGTCACCGAAACCATCTTCGCATGGCCCGGCATGGGCAAGCTCCTGCTGGAAGCCATCCAGCGGCTCGATCGGCCGGTGATCGTGGCCTATGTGATGGTGGTGGTGGTCCTTTTCGTCGCCATCAACCTCATCGTCGACGTGCTCTATTCCATTCTCGATCCGCGCGTGCGGCTCACCGAAGCCCGGGCGTGA
- a CDS encoding ABC transporter permease, with product MTDSALKDTLPGAVAAPPREETPLARFSRAFFEDKVAVAGLLVFSLIVALALLAPFITPQNPYDLRSVDIMDSRLPPGGVTGEGFTAWLGTDGVGRDLYSGILYGLRISLMVGALSGILAASIGMAVGLIAAYAGGRVETILMRIVDLQLSLPAVLIALILVAALGKGVDKIIFALVVVQWAYYARTVRGNALVERRKEYVEAAQSLGLSNARVVFRHIMPNCLAPVIVIVTVQTAHAIALEATLSFLGVGLPQTEPSLGVLIANGFQYMLSGSYWISVFPGLALLFTIVSINLMGDRIRDVLNPRLEK from the coding sequence ATGACCGACAGCGCCCTCAAGGACACGCTTCCCGGCGCGGTGGCGGCCCCGCCCAGGGAAGAAACGCCACTTGCACGTTTCTCAAGGGCCTTCTTCGAGGACAAGGTGGCTGTCGCCGGCCTTCTGGTCTTCTCGCTCATCGTGGCGCTGGCGCTGCTTGCGCCCTTCATCACGCCGCAGAACCCTTATGACCTGCGCAGCGTGGACATCATGGATTCGCGCCTGCCGCCCGGCGGGGTCACCGGCGAAGGCTTCACCGCATGGCTGGGGACTGATGGCGTCGGCCGCGATCTCTACTCCGGCATCCTTTACGGCCTGCGCATCTCGCTGATGGTCGGCGCGCTGTCGGGCATCCTCGCCGCCTCGATCGGGATGGCGGTCGGGCTGATCGCCGCCTATGCCGGCGGGCGCGTCGAGACGATCCTGATGCGCATCGTCGACCTGCAATTGTCGCTGCCCGCCGTGCTGATCGCGCTTATCCTGGTCGCGGCGCTCGGCAAGGGCGTCGACAAGATCATCTTCGCGCTGGTCGTGGTGCAATGGGCCTATTATGCGCGCACCGTCCGCGGCAATGCGCTGGTCGAGCGCCGCAAGGAATATGTCGAGGCCGCGCAATCGCTCGGCCTGTCCAATGCGCGCGTGGTCTTCCGTCACATCATGCCCAACTGCCTCGCACCGGTGATCGTCATCGTCACGGTGCAGACCGCGCACGCCATCGCGCTGGAGGCGACGCTCTCTTTCCTCGGCGTCGGCCTGCCGCAGACCGAGCCCTCGCTCGGCGTGCTCATCGCCAACGGCTTCCAGTACATGCTCTCGGGCAGCTACTGGATCAGCGTCTTTCCTGGCCTTGCGCTGCTCTTCACCATCGTCTCCATCAACCTGATGGGCGATCGCATCCGCGACGTTCTGAATCCGAGGCTGGAGAAATGA